CGTCGACGATGTCGGCCACCGTGCAGCCTTTGACCTCCGCTTCGTACAGGAGCTCGAGCGCCCGCTCGCGAGCGGCCCGCCGTGGGCCTGCGGCGCCGCCGATCGGTGTGGCGTCGTACGCCTCGACGGTGTCCGGCTCGTCGACCGGCTCGCCGTCGGGCTCGCCGTCGGGCTCGCCGGCCGGCTCGGATGCGGACGTCGGGTGCTCCACGGATGGTCCTTGCTCGGGCGGCGCGAGGGTCGCGAGGCCGGATGCGCACCGTAGCCGCGTGTCGGTCGGCGACCGTCCCGGCCCACCAACCCGACGACCGCTTGGCGACGCAACGGTCGACCCGTGCGGCAGTCGGTGGGGCCGCTGAACACGTGTCCAGTTGATCGCCGCAGCCACCGCGCCCACCGCTCACCCACGCCGACGCCAGTGTTACGGTCAGAGCATGCCAGTCGCCGCCGGATGGCTCTTCGCGGCGGCCATCCTCCTGGGCGGGGCGGGGGTCGCGAAGCTGGTCCGACCTGCCGTCGTCACCCAAGCGCTGCAATCGGCCCGCATCCCGGGTCTGCGGCATCTGCGGCGCGTGCCGATCGGGCGCATCAGCGGCTTCGTCGAAGTGGTGATCGCGGCCGGCGCGCTCGCGTTCGGCAACCGCCTCACCTCCGCGCTGGTCGCGTGCGCGTACCTCGTGTTCGCGGCAGTCGCAGCCCGGATGCTCGCGGTGCGGTCCAACCGTGAGCCCTGCGGCTGCTTCGGCGAGGTCGACGCACCCGTGAGCCCGGTCCACGTCGTGGTCGACCTGGCGGCCGCGGCAGCGGCGCTGGCGGCCACCTGGTCACCGCCGGGCAGTGTGCTCGACCTCGCGCACGGCCAGCCCTTGTCCGGCCTGCCGTTCGCCGTCGCCACCCTCGCGCTGGCCTGGCTCGGCTACCTCGCCTTCACCGCGGTGCCCGCGTTGCTCGATGCGCAGCGCTCGGTTGCCCCGCCGGAGCCGCAACGATGACCGCGCTCGTGTCGGTGCTGACCGCGGCGGTCGTGCTGCTGGCCCTGCTGGTGGCCGGCCTGTTGCGCAGCCACGCCACCATCTTGCGGCGCCTGCACGAGCTCGACGACGGCGGCGCGCCCGTGCGCACCGCGGTCGAGCCGCCGATCCGGACCGTGGCCGGCGTCCCCGAGCCGGTGCCCGGCGGGGTTGCAGGCGCCGCGGCGCCGGACATCTCCGGTCGTGACCCCACCGGCAACGCGGTGGTGGTCCGCGTGGCCGGCGTCGACCACCACACCGTCTTGGTGTTCCTCACCTCCGGCTGCCAGACGTGCCAAGCGTTCTGGTCGGCGCTCGCCGATCGCTCCCAGATCCACCTGCCGAAGAACACCCGCCTGGTGGTGCTCACGAAGGACCTCGTCGACGAGAGCCCCTCGGCGCTCGACGCCTTGCGGCCCCGGGGCCTCGACGTGGTGGCGTCGTCGCAGGCGTGGACCGACTACGCGGTGCCGGGCTCGCCGTACGTGGTGTCGGTCGACGGCCCAGCCGGCCGCATCAACGGTGAAGGCACCGGCTTGAGCTGGGAACAGGTGGCCCGGCTGCTCTCACAAGCCACCGGCGACGTCGCGTTCTTGTCGAGCACGGAGCTGCGCGACGCCAAACCGCTCGGCGACGCGGCGCGCGAAGCACAAGTCGACCGCGAGCTGATGCAGGCGGGCATCATGCCGGGCGACCCGAGCTTGTACCCGACCGGCGAGCCCGCGGCACACCCTGAAGGTCCACGCTGATGGGCACGGTCTTGTCCGACCACGGCATCACGGTCGACCTCCCTGCGGGGTGGGAAGGGCGGATCATGGTCCGCCAACCCGGCGCCGCACCGCCCGCCAACGCGTTGCCAGGGCCGGCGCAGCGGGCCCGAGGCGCCACAGCCGGCGACCGCCCCAACCCCGTTGTGCACCTCGCCAACTTCGCGCTGCCGGCCGAGCGGGGCGACTTCGGGTCCGGCGCGGTCGACCTCATGGGGTTCAGCAACCTGCTGGTCGTGCTGTTCGAGTACGGCGCCGAGAGCGTCGGCACCGCGCTGTTCGCGGGCACCCGACCCCGACGTCTGAGCCCCGCGCAGTTCCGCGCCGACGCGCTCCAGCACGCCTTGCCAGGCCAAGCCGGCTACCAGCACTTCTTCACCGAGTCGGGCCGAGCGTTCTGCCTCTACGTGGTGCTCGGCGCACGGCGCAACGCGACCCAGTTGACACATCTCGCCAACCAGACCCTCGCCGCGACCACCATCGCGCCCCGCTGAGGAGGCCACGTTGACCGCACCTGCCTCGACGCCCAGCCCCTCGTTCTCCGAGCGGGTCGTCAGCCGCCTTTCGACGGGACTGTTCGGCAACCGCTCGTCGCGCCGGGGGTTCCTCGCCAGCACGGCCGTGGTCGGCTCTGCGCTCACCACCAAGCCCTGGAAGTATCTCGTGGAGCCGGTGAGCGCCTACGACGCCGTGTGTGGCTCCGGCAACGAGTGCGGCGACGGCTGGACCGTGTTCTGCTGCACCTTGAGCAAGCAGAACATGTGCCCCAACGACACCTTCGTCGGCGGCTGGTGGAAGGCCGACAACTCGGGGTTCTGCTGCGGCGGAGCCCGCTACTACATCGACTGCAACGCCAAGTGCGGGTCGATCTGGAACGGGTCCTGCCACTGCAACAACACCGGCACCTGCGATCGGCGCCGGGTCGCGTGCAACCAGTTCCGCTACGGCCAGTGCCACCAGGAGATCAGCTGCTACGGGCCGGTCGTGTGCCGTGTGGCCACGTGCACGCCGCCGTGGCAGTACGACCAGACCTGCACGACCGCCAGCGCCACCGACAACAACACCGCCACGCACTCGGCGCCCTGCCTCGACCGGGGCTGCTCGGCGATCACCGACCTCTGGCACCACTACGGCGGGCCCACCGGCGTGCTCGGCCAGATGACGATCCCGCCGGGACCCGACCCCTCCGGCCGCGGCCTCTGGGCGGTCTTCCAGCACGGCGCGATCTTCGAGTCGGCCACCACCGGCACGCACGCCGTGCGCGGCTCGATCTGGGGCGAGTACTACGGCCAGCGCAACACGCTGAGCCCGCTCGGATTCCCCATCACCGAGGAGAGCACGCTCACCACACCGTGGGGCAAGGTCTTCGTGTCGTGGTTCGAACAGGGCGTGATCGTCGCCTCGTGGACCGCGGGGGTGCACTCGGTCTGGCAGCCCATCTACCAGTGCTACTGGGGCATTGGGTCCGTGAAGTCCGCGCTCGGCCACCCGACCGACTCGGTCCAGCCCACCAGCGACGGCGGGCAGTGGCAACCGTTCCAAGACGGCCTGATCTACTGGAGCAGCGGCACCGGCGCGCACGAGATCCGCGGCTCGCTGTCGCTGAAGTACCGCGTGCTGGGCCGGGAGAAGAGCTCGCTCGGCTATCCCATCTCGAACACCGGCACGGTTCGGGGTGTCGCCGTGTGCTGGTTCCAAGACGGCATGATCTCCGACTCGCACGACGTCGGGCTGCACGCCATCTGGGGACCGATCTACCGCAAGTACTACGGGATGGGTTCGTACACGTCGCCGCTCGGTTTCCCGATCTCGGACGTGTACACGCAGTCCGACGGCACCCAGCGCGCCGACTTCCAGCACGGCAGCCTCACGTACAACCCGCTCACCGGAATCGTCTCGTGACAGGAGCCCCCATGGCCATCACGATCGTCTGCGCATTCGCCCTTGCCGTCGTGGCCGCCATCCGCGGTACGTGGTCGCCATGCGGCTTGTCGATGCTGTCGACCATCACGCCGGTCACCGAGCGGGCGCGCGGCCACCGCTACCCGGCGGCTGCGGCGTGGTTCATCGCCGGCGCCGCCGTCGGCGGCGCGTGCCTCGGCGCCGTGGCGGCTGCCATCGCCGCCGCGTTCCACGCCGTTGGCCCGTCGCGCTCCCTCTCGCTCGCGCTGGTCGGCGCCGCCGCGCTGGTGGGGGTCGCATCCGACTTGGCGGTGTTCGGGATCTCCCTCCCGTTGCATCCCCGCCAAGTCGACGAGACGTGGCTGCGCAAGTTCCGCACCTGGGTGTACGCCGGCGGCTTCGGCTGGCAGATCGGCACCGGGTTCGCCACGTACATCATGACGGCAGCCACGTACGCGCTGGTGGTGGTCGCCGCCCTCACTGCGTCGCCGGTGGTCGCCTTCGCCGCGTGCGTCACGTTCGGCACCCTGCGGGGCGCGGCAGTGCTCCTGAGCGCCCGCGCACGCACGCCCGAACGGCTGGCTGCGCTGCACCGCCGCCTCGATCGGGCCGAGCCGGCCAGCCGCGCGCTCGCGGTGGCGGGCCAGGCCGCCGTGGCGGCCGGCGCGGTGGCAGCGCTGGCAGGACCCGGCTGGTCGACGGCGGTCATCGCGGCCTGCCTGGCAGCCACCCTGCGCAAAGTCCGTTCTGGGCTGTTTTTGACGCGTCCCAACGCGTAATTTTCAGCCCAGAACGGGTCGGTGCGCCTTGGGGTGGGGGCGTCAGGCCTTGGAGATGTACTCGCCGGAGCGGGTGTCGACCTTGAGGCGGTCGCCGACGTTGACGAACAACGGCACTTGGACCTGGATCCCGGTCTCGACCGTGGCGGGCTTGCGGGCACCCGACACCCGGTCGCCTTGGACACCGGGCTCGGTCTCGATCACGGCCAGCTCGACGGCCGCCGGCAGCTCCACCCCGACGACCTCGTCGCCGTAGAACTGCACGTTGGGGGTGGCACCTTCGGTGATGAACCCCGCTGCGTCGCCGAGGGCCGAAGCGGCCACCGTCGACTGCTCGTACGTCTGCGTGTCCATGAAGACGAACCCGTCGCCGTCGCGGTACAGGTACTGCATCTCCCGCTTGTCGATCATGGCCTGCTCGACCTTCTCGCCGGCACGGAACGTGCGGTCGAGCGAGTAACCGGTCCGGACGTTGCGGAGCGTGGTGCGAACGAACGCCCCACCCTTGCCCGGCTTCACGTGCTGGAACTCCACCACCTGAAAGAGCCCCTCGGGCAAGTTGAGGGTCATGCCGTTCTTCAGGTCGTTGGTCGTGAGAGCCATGGTGTTCCTCGGGAAGTGACGGATTGGACGGTCAACTCACCGCGGTGACCTTGGGAGCCAAGGTGAGCGGGCGCGATCCGGTCGGTGTCACCAGCAGGGTGTCCTCGATGCGCACGCCGCCGTGGTCCCGCAGGTACACGCCGGGCTCGACGGTCACGATCGCGCCGGGCGTGAGCGTAGCAGCCGAGGTGCGCGAGACCCCCGGTGCCTCGTGGATCTCGAGTCCCACCCCGTGGCCGGTGCCGTGGCTGAACGCGTCGCCCCAGCCCGCCTGGTCGATCACCTCACGGCAGGCGGCGTCGACGTCGACCGCCGGCACGCCGGCGACCACGGCGGCGACCCCGGCCTGCTGGCTGGTGGCCACGACTTCGAGCATGCGGGCCTGGGTCGACGTGGCCTCGCCGAGCATGACCGTGCGGGTCATGTCGGAGCAGTAGCCATCGACGACGGCGCCGAAGTCGAGCACCACGAGGTCGCCCTCGCGCAAGCGGGTGTCGTCCGGCCGGTGGTGCGCCATCGCGCCGTTCGTGCCGGCCGCGCAGATGGTGTCGAAGCTGGGACCGCTCGCGCCGAGTCGGCGCATCTCGCTGTCGAGCTCGAGTGCGAACTCCCGCTCGCGCGGCTCCTCGACGAGTCGATGGCGCAGCCGTGCCAGGGCGGCGTCCGCGATGGCCGCCGCCGCCTCGATGCGGGCGATCTCCCCGGCGTCCTTCACCACTCTCGAGTCCTCGACCAGGCGGCCGGTCGGCACCAGCTCGGCGCCCTCGAACCACGACGACGCGTACCGGCGCTGCGCCGCCCACGTGACCGAGTCGGACTCCAAGCCGATCCGCGAGAAGCCTGACGACCGCGCTTGGATCGCGTCGCGCTGCGCCTCACCGGCGCCGATGACGATCTCCGCGTCGACGCCCGCCCGTTCGAGCTCGTCGCGGGACTGGAAGTCGTAACGCCCGTCGGTGACCAGGTGGAGCCGATCGGGCGTGGCCAGGAGCAGTCCGGCCGAGCCGGTGAACCCGGTGAGCCAGCGCACGTTCACGAGGTTCGTGACCAACAGTGCATCGCACCCCGCGTCGTCGAGACGCTCCTGCACCCGAGCAGCCCGGCCGGCCACGTCGGACGGCGCCAGACCTTCGACCAACCGCAAGACCCGCGCCGCAGCCCGGACCGGGTCGGCCGCGTCGGCCAGCGCGTACACGTCGGTGTCGACGACCGGCGCTGTCACATCGACGCCGCCCGCTCCTCGAGCACCGCCACGGCGGCGTCGACCGCCAGGCGGTACCCCAGCCCACCGAAACCGATCACCGCGCCGCCGACCACCCCCGCCAACACCGACGTGTGACGGAACGGTTCGCGCGCCGCGGGATTCGACAAGTGCAGCTCGATCGACGGCCCGTCGAACGCCGCGAGCGCGTCGTGCAACGCCCATGAGTAGTGCGTGAAGGCCGCGGCGTTGATCACGATGGCGGCAGCCCGACCTCGCGCCGCGTGGATGGCGTCGATCAGGTCGCCTTCATGGTTCGATTGCGTGTGCTCGAGAGCAAAGCCGTGGGCGGCCGCCGCTTCGGTGGCGGTGGCGACGTGGTCGTCCAGCGAGGCGGTGCCGTACACCGCCGGCTCGCGTTGGCCGAGCAGATCGAGGTTCGGGCCAGACAGCAGCACGATCGTGCCGCGCGACGGCTCGCTTCCGGTCATGCCCGCAATGCTTCCATGGCGTCGAGCAGCAGTGCGCGATCGTCGACCGGTACGGGCTCGACGCCGCGTGGCCCGTCGAGCACCAAGGTGACACCTGCGACCGCTTTCTTGTCGCGGCTGAACAGGTCGACGAGCTGCCCCGGGTCGAGGCCGGACGGCAAGGCCAGCGGGAGGTCGTACGACGCGACGACGTCGCGGTGCTCGAGGACCCGTTCGTCGTCGATGCGCCCGAGCCGCCGCGCCACCTCGGCCGCGTACACCAGCCCGATCGCCACCGCTTCGCCGTGTCGCAGGTCGTACTGGCCGGCGGTCTCGACCGCGTGGGCGAGCGTGTGGCCGTAGTTCAGGATCGCCCGGCGACCGCTCTCGCGCTCGTCGGACGCCACGACGTCGGCCTTGCAGCGGACGCACGCAGCGACGGCTTCGTCGAGCGGCAGGTCGCGCAAGTCGTCGACACCCAAGAAGGCGTACTTGGCCATCTCCCCGAGCCCGCTGCGGTACTCGCGGGGCGGCAACGTCGCCAGCACCTCGGTGTCGCACAGCACGGCGGACGGTTGCCAGAACGCGCCCACCAGGTTCTTGCCTTCGGGCAAGTTCACGCCCGTCTTGCCGCCGATGGCCGCGTCGACTTGACCGAGCAGCGTGGTTGCCACGTGCACGACGGGCAGACCCCGGTGGTACACCGCAGCGGCGAAGCCGGCCGTGTCGGTCACCACCCCGCCGCCGACGGCGACCACGACGTCGCCGCGGGTCAGCCCCCACTGCGCGAAGTCGCGGCACAGGTCCTCGACCGTCCCGAGGTGCTTGGCGTCCTCGCCGTCGCCCATCGTGAAGGTCCGTTGCTCGATGCCGGCGTCGACCTCGACCCCGATGGTCGCCTGGGTCACGATGGCCGCGCGCCGGACGCCGTGCGGCACCACGGCCGCCAGGCGGTGGCGCGCGCCGGACCCGACCAACACCGGGTAGCTGCGGTCGCCCAGCGGGACGTCGAGCTCGATCATGGCCGCATCACCGCGCACCCGACGCGGCGCCCGCTTGGACCACGCCTGACTCGCGCAGGGCCTCTTCGACCAGCTGGCTCAGGCGCTTCTTGGGCTTGTCGTCGTGCTGGTGGACCGGCTCGACGTCGATCGTGATGTCCGCGACCTTCTCGTACCAGCCGTTCCGCTCGCCGGCGAGGCGTTCCAGGGTTCCGGCCACGTCGTCGTCGAGCAGCGGACGGCGCTTGCGGCCGTCCTGGCGCTGCTCGATCCGGCTGGCGAGGAACTCCGGGGTGGCCCGCAGCCACACGACCGCCACGTCGGGCTGTGCCAGTCGAGTGCGGTTGGCCTTGGTGGTGACGACGCCGCCGCCGGTGGCCACGACCGTGGGCTCGCGAGCCGACAGCAGGTCGGCGAGCACCCAGGTCTCCGCCTCGCGGAACGCTTCCTCGCCCTCCTCGGCGAACCAGTGGCGGACGCTGCGGCCGGTGCGCTCGGCCAACGCCGCGTCGGCGTCGACGAACCGGTAGCCGAGCCGGCGCGCCAACCGCTGGCCCACGGTGGTCTTGCCGGACCCCATCAGCCCGACCAGCGCGATGTGCGTCGGGTGCTTCGAGCGACGATCAGCCAAGGGGACCCTCCCGCCGGTCCCGCTCTGCCGCCTCTGCGTTGCGCACCATCTCGCGCACGGAGTCGCCGCCGAACTTGCGGGCCGCCTCGTTGGCGAGGGTGAGCGCCACCATCGTCTCGGCGACCACACCCATCGCCGGTACGGCCGTGACGTCGGTGCGCTCCTTGAACGACACGCCCGGTTCCTTCGACAGCACGTCGACCGTCTCCAGCGTGGGCCGGTTCAGGGTGGCGAGGGGTTTCATCGCGGCGCGCACCACCACCGGCTCGCCCGTGGAGATGCCGCCTTCGAGGCCGCCGGCGAGCATCGAGGTGCGGCGGAAGCCCTCCTCGGCGTCGTACGTGATCGGGTCGTGCGCCGCGCTCCCCCGCCGCGAGGCGACTTCGAAGCCGTCACCGATCTCGACGCCCTTCACCGCTTGGATGCTCATGACCGCCTGGGCCAGCAAGGCGTCGAGCTTGCGATCCCAGTGGACGTGGCTCCCGAGGCCCACCGGCACGCCGTACGCCA
This region of Acidimicrobiales bacterium genomic DNA includes:
- a CDS encoding shikimate kinase, which translates into the protein MADRRSKHPTHIALVGLMGSGKTTVGQRLARRLGYRFVDADAALAERTGRSVRHWFAEEGEEAFREAETWVLADLLSAREPTVVATGGGVVTTKANRTRLAQPDVAVVWLRATPEFLASRIEQRQDGRKRRPLLDDDVAGTLERLAGERNGWYEKVADITIDVEPVHQHDDKPKKRLSQLVEEALRESGVVQAGAASGAR
- a CDS encoding MauE/DoxX family redox-associated membrane protein, encoding MPVAAGWLFAAAILLGGAGVAKLVRPAVVTQALQSARIPGLRHLRRVPIGRISGFVEVVIAAGALAFGNRLTSALVACAYLVFAAVAARMLAVRSNREPCGCFGEVDAPVSPVHVVVDLAAAAAALAATWSPPGSVLDLAHGQPLSGLPFAVATLALAWLGYLAFTAVPALLDAQRSVAPPEPQR
- a CDS encoding 3-dehydroquinate synthase family protein, translating into MIELDVPLGDRSYPVLVGSGARHRLAAVVPHGVRRAAIVTQATIGVEVDAGIEQRTFTMGDGEDAKHLGTVEDLCRDFAQWGLTRGDVVVAVGGGVVTDTAGFAAAVYHRGLPVVHVATTLLGQVDAAIGGKTGVNLPEGKNLVGAFWQPSAVLCDTEVLATLPPREYRSGLGEMAKYAFLGVDDLRDLPLDEAVAACVRCKADVVASDERESGRRAILNYGHTLAHAVETAGQYDLRHGEAVAIGLVYAAEVARRLGRIDDERVLEHRDVVASYDLPLALPSGLDPGQLVDLFSRDKKAVAGVTLVLDGPRGVEPVPVDDRALLLDAMEALRA
- the efp gene encoding elongation factor P; this encodes MALTTNDLKNGMTLNLPEGLFQVVEFQHVKPGKGGAFVRTTLRNVRTGYSLDRTFRAGEKVEQAMIDKREMQYLYRDGDGFVFMDTQTYEQSTVAASALGDAAGFITEGATPNVQFYGDEVVGVELPAAVELAVIETEPGVQGDRVSGARKPATVETGIQVQVPLFVNVGDRLKVDTRSGEYISKA
- a CDS encoding type II 3-dehydroquinate dehydratase, which translates into the protein MTGSEPSRGTIVLLSGPNLDLLGQREPAVYGTASLDDHVATATEAAAAHGFALEHTQSNHEGDLIDAIHAARGRAAAIVINAAAFTHYSWALHDALAAFDGPSIELHLSNPAAREPFRHTSVLAGVVGGAVIGFGGLGYRLAVDAAVAVLEERAASM
- a CDS encoding aminopeptidase P family protein, translating into MTAPVVDTDVYALADAADPVRAAARVLRLVEGLAPSDVAGRAARVQERLDDAGCDALLVTNLVNVRWLTGFTGSAGLLLATPDRLHLVTDGRYDFQSRDELERAGVDAEIVIGAGEAQRDAIQARSSGFSRIGLESDSVTWAAQRRYASSWFEGAELVPTGRLVEDSRVVKDAGEIARIEAAAAIADAALARLRHRLVEEPREREFALELDSEMRRLGASGPSFDTICAAGTNGAMAHHRPDDTRLREGDLVVLDFGAVVDGYCSDMTRTVMLGEATSTQARMLEVVATSQQAGVAAVVAGVPAVDVDAACREVIDQAGWGDAFSHGTGHGVGLEIHEAPGVSRTSAATLTPGAIVTVEPGVYLRDHGGVRIEDTLLVTPTGSRPLTLAPKVTAVS